A stretch of Plesiomonas shigelloides DNA encodes these proteins:
- a CDS encoding heavy metal translocating P-type ATPase, with translation MSLGEGGDARFLTKFQILAMDCPTESGLIEKALSKVSGVRTLEFNYIERVMVMGHDLDDVTPVVRAIRGVGMEAVELTAEQAAAMPAERKISWRQRGLFALSGVFAAGAEAVAIISGSDTSVWIALLALASIACGGLPILKKGWIALKTGSMNIHFLMSVAVIGAIAIGQWPEAAMVLFLFAVAEKLEDMSLTRAGEAVKSLMALAPETAWIQREGNWVEVPVAEVAVGTRVRVRPGERVPLDGMIISGTSHFNEAPITGESLPVSKEPNSTVFAGSINGDGVVEIQTTAAASGSVLARIITTVRDAQASKAPIQRFIDRFARFYTPTVVVVAVLVAVLLPLFGVMPLKSSVYTALVMLVIACPCALVIATPVTLVSALASSARYGMLIKGGAPLEMAAKINAIAFDKTGTLTLGEPEVTQVIVPQGSSLTENRILALAAALDAHSTHPLASAVLRAAAARQALSKEPSEQNNPHASEIQELVGFGVQGHIEGNAYWLGSRRLAERRQVLTAAQAAELSALEAQGQGLLLLMSAEQLLGILTVADKIRPEAAQVIRRLNQQGIHTVMLSGDHQGVASAVARQIGVEEAQGELLPQDKLERITELQERYQQVAMIGDGVNDAPALARADLGIAMGAAGSDTALETAGVALMEDRLDKLPDLFAHARRTSRVLKANIAMALGIKAVFFALAMAGVATLWMAVFADVGASLLVIANGLRMAKDIQRS, from the coding sequence GTGAGCTTAGGCGAGGGCGGCGACGCCCGTTTCCTGACTAAATTCCAGATTTTGGCGATGGATTGCCCAACTGAGTCAGGCTTGATTGAAAAGGCGCTGAGCAAAGTCAGTGGCGTGCGCACGTTAGAGTTTAACTACATCGAGCGTGTGATGGTGATGGGGCATGATTTAGATGACGTGACTCCCGTGGTTCGCGCCATTCGCGGAGTTGGTATGGAAGCGGTAGAGCTGACCGCAGAGCAAGCCGCCGCCATGCCTGCCGAGCGTAAAATCAGCTGGCGTCAACGTGGTTTGTTCGCGTTATCTGGGGTGTTTGCCGCTGGCGCAGAAGCGGTTGCCATCATAAGTGGCTCCGATACCAGTGTATGGATTGCGCTGTTGGCCTTGGCGTCGATTGCCTGTGGCGGCCTGCCTATCTTAAAGAAAGGCTGGATTGCCCTGAAAACCGGCAGCATGAACATTCATTTTTTGATGTCAGTAGCTGTTATTGGCGCAATTGCCATTGGCCAGTGGCCGGAAGCGGCGATGGTGCTGTTCTTGTTCGCCGTGGCCGAAAAGCTGGAGGATATGTCACTGACGCGTGCCGGCGAAGCGGTGAAATCCTTGATGGCTTTGGCACCGGAAACGGCGTGGATTCAGCGCGAGGGTAATTGGGTTGAAGTGCCCGTGGCCGAGGTGGCGGTGGGTACCCGCGTGCGCGTGCGCCCAGGAGAGCGGGTGCCGTTAGATGGCATGATCATTAGCGGCACCAGCCACTTTAACGAAGCGCCGATCACCGGTGAAAGTTTGCCGGTCAGTAAAGAGCCTAACAGCACGGTGTTTGCCGGTAGCATTAATGGTGATGGAGTGGTGGAGATCCAGACTACCGCAGCTGCCAGCGGCAGCGTGCTCGCGCGCATTATTACCACCGTGCGTGATGCGCAGGCCAGCAAAGCGCCGATTCAGCGTTTTATTGACCGTTTTGCCCGCTTCTATACGCCGACCGTGGTCGTCGTTGCCGTGCTGGTGGCGGTGCTGTTACCGCTGTTCGGCGTGATGCCACTGAAGTCGTCGGTGTATACCGCGTTGGTGATGCTGGTGATTGCGTGCCCCTGTGCGCTGGTGATTGCTACGCCAGTGACCTTGGTCAGTGCGTTGGCGTCGTCGGCCCGTTATGGCATGTTGATTAAAGGCGGAGCACCGCTGGAAATGGCGGCTAAAATCAATGCCATCGCCTTTGATAAAACCGGCACCCTGACGTTGGGCGAGCCAGAGGTGACACAGGTGATTGTCCCACAAGGCAGTTCGCTGACTGAAAATCGTATTCTGGCGTTAGCCGCAGCGTTAGATGCGCACTCCACACACCCATTGGCCAGTGCGGTATTGCGCGCCGCGGCTGCCCGTCAGGCGCTAAGCAAAGAGCCGAGTGAGCAGAACAATCCGCACGCGAGTGAGATTCAGGAGCTGGTCGGTTTTGGTGTACAAGGCCATATCGAAGGCAATGCTTACTGGTTAGGTAGCCGTCGTCTGGCTGAGCGTCGTCAGGTGCTGACGGCGGCGCAGGCTGCGGAGTTAAGCGCGCTGGAAGCGCAAGGTCAGGGCTTGTTGTTGCTGATGTCAGCCGAGCAACTGCTGGGGATTTTAACTGTCGCCGATAAAATTCGTCCGGAAGCGGCGCAGGTGATCCGTCGGCTGAACCAGCAGGGGATCCATACCGTTATGCTGTCAGGGGATCATCAGGGTGTAGCCTCGGCGGTTGCCCGTCAGATTGGCGTGGAAGAGGCGCAAGGTGAGTTGTTACCGCAAGATAAGCTGGAGCGCATTACCGAGTTGCAAGAGCGCTATCAGCAAGTCGCGATGATTGGTGATGGCGTGAATGATGCTCCTGCGCTGGCGCGTGCTGATTTGGGGATTGCCATGGGCGCAGCTGGCTCCGATACTGCGTTGGAAACCGCGGGTGTCGCGCTGATGGAAGATCGGTTGGATAAATTACCGGATCTGTTTGCCCATGCGCGTCGTACGTCGCGCGTGTTGAAAGCCAATATCGCCATGGCGCTGGGCATTAAAGCGGTCTTTTTTGCCCTCGCGATGGCCGGTGTCGCAACCTTGTGGATGGCGGTATTCGCCGATGTAGGGGCGAGTTTGCTGGTGATTGCCAATGGCCTGCGCATGGCGAAAGATATTCAGCGCTCATAA
- a CDS encoding HlyD family secretion protein, with translation MRNEMRTVKRDYLKRGVFAALCLLLLGGCDFAPSSQALGTLERDRLTYPAMAAETVIAMPVQEGQAVTRGTLLVQLDPAHQQTLVEQASASLQAAQANLQKLEQGARSEDIAAAEAHWRGTQALEKESILQYQRMVQLFARKAVGQAELDQALASRNNSQAQVNAAYQQWLALKNGSRPEDIAQARANVAAAQAKLAESQIALLQLSVVATRDGIVESLPFHLGDRPVTGNTLVVMLADQAPYARVYIPEPFRTQIHVGMTLPVRVDGINEPMTGTVRKIAHDPAFTPYYALNREDRARLVYLAEVQLSPEHSDLPSGIPAQVILP, from the coding sequence ATGCGTAATGAAATGCGTACTGTGAAACGTGATTATCTGAAACGCGGAGTATTCGCAGCGTTGTGTTTGCTGTTATTGGGGGGATGCGATTTTGCGCCATCCTCACAAGCACTGGGAACCTTGGAGCGCGATCGGCTAACTTATCCGGCGATGGCTGCCGAAACCGTGATTGCCATGCCGGTACAAGAAGGGCAGGCGGTGACGCGTGGAACATTGTTAGTGCAGTTAGACCCCGCGCATCAACAAACCTTGGTCGAGCAAGCTTCCGCCTCACTGCAAGCAGCGCAGGCGAATTTACAAAAATTAGAGCAAGGTGCGCGCAGTGAAGATATTGCGGCCGCGGAGGCGCATTGGCGCGGCACGCAAGCACTGGAAAAAGAGAGTATCTTGCAATATCAACGCATGGTGCAGCTGTTTGCGCGAAAAGCGGTAGGGCAAGCGGAGTTGGATCAGGCTTTGGCCTCGCGCAATAACAGTCAAGCGCAGGTTAATGCAGCTTATCAGCAGTGGCTGGCGTTGAAAAATGGGTCACGTCCGGAAGATATTGCGCAGGCGCGCGCTAATGTTGCTGCCGCACAGGCTAAATTGGCCGAAAGTCAGATTGCACTGCTGCAGCTGTCGGTGGTCGCGACACGTGATGGGATCGTTGAAAGTCTGCCATTTCATTTGGGCGACCGTCCGGTAACCGGTAATACGCTGGTGGTGATGTTGGCCGACCAAGCGCCTTATGCGCGCGTCTATATTCCCGAGCCATTTCGCACGCAGATCCATGTGGGCATGACGTTGCCGGTGCGGGTCGATGGTATTAATGAGCCGATGACGGGCACGGTACGCAAAATTGCCCATGATCCGGCGTTTACCCCTTACTATGCACTGAATCGCGAAGATCGAGCGCGTTTGGTGTATTTGGCCGAAGTGCAACTGTCGCCAGAGCATAGTGATTTGCCGTCGGGTATTCCGGCGCAGGTGATCTTGCCATGA
- a CDS encoding ABC transporter ATP-binding protein, with product MMGAVSASDTADAVPKTVIDTVIDTQGMTRRFGAFTAVDNLNLHIRRGEIFGFLGPNGCGKSTTIRMLTGLLSPSEGSVRVLGQVLPQGGERVRTRIGYMTQKFSLYDDLTVAENLHFIGEVYGLRGAVRKARVAELCRQYELEALQRRLAGSLSGGQKQRLALAAAVIHQPELLFLDEPTAAVDPQNRREFWEQLFDLSAAGTTILVATHYMDEAERCHRIGIMQDGRMRLTGAPAQLMSEMGGAVFEVDGAHLRQLKLHLLGLTSVISAAQLGARLRVLVSHAEAEPLTFLQQQVRQFDTQMDAQHNAEIDANSMRDDSDARTIQPVRPSLEDVFVLATGPQAMYSAGSREAIISDNPSDNTKRDRGDNSDA from the coding sequence ATGATGGGGGCCGTGAGCGCATCGGATACTGCAGATGCAGTGCCTAAGACCGTTATCGATACCGTCATTGATACACAAGGAATGACGCGCCGTTTCGGTGCGTTTACGGCGGTAGATAATCTGAACCTGCATATTCGGCGTGGAGAAATATTTGGCTTTCTCGGCCCGAATGGCTGTGGCAAATCCACCACTATCCGCATGTTGACCGGTTTGCTGTCGCCGAGCGAAGGCAGTGTGCGGGTGCTGGGCCAAGTGCTACCCCAAGGTGGCGAGCGGGTGCGCACGCGCATTGGCTACATGACGCAAAAATTTTCCCTGTATGACGATCTGACCGTTGCCGAAAACCTGCATTTTATCGGCGAAGTGTATGGCTTACGCGGCGCCGTGCGTAAAGCGCGGGTGGCCGAACTGTGTCGTCAGTATGAGCTAGAGGCGTTACAACGCCGCTTGGCGGGGAGTCTCAGTGGTGGACAAAAACAGCGCTTGGCCCTTGCCGCGGCGGTTATCCATCAACCCGAGTTGTTATTTTTGGATGAGCCGACGGCTGCGGTTGATCCGCAAAATCGGCGGGAATTCTGGGAGCAACTATTTGACCTGTCCGCCGCCGGAACCACGATTTTGGTCGCCACCCATTATATGGACGAAGCCGAACGCTGCCATCGCATCGGCATCATGCAAGATGGCCGCATGCGTTTGACCGGCGCGCCAGCGCAGCTGATGAGTGAGATGGGCGGGGCGGTTTTTGAGGTCGATGGCGCGCATTTGCGTCAGCTCAAACTGCATTTATTGGGGCTAACGTCGGTGATTTCTGCCGCGCAGCTGGGGGCGCGGTTGCGGGTCTTGGTGAGCCATGCTGAAGCTGAGCCACTGACATTTTTACAGCAGCAGGTGCGGCAATTTGATACTCAGATGGATGCCCAACACAATGCTGAGATAGATGCTAACAGCATGCGCGATGATTCTGACGCTCGCACCATTCAACCAGTTCGCCCCAGCCTAGAGGACGTGTTTGTGCTGGCGACTGGCCCACAAGCCATGTATTCAGCAGGATCTCGCGAAGCGATAATCTCAGATAACCCCTCAGATAACACTAAGCGAGACAGGGGAGACAACTCAGATGCCTGA
- a CDS encoding ABC transporter permease, which yields MPDSPMICGLRLFLLRMSAVVRKELRQLSRDRMTFGMVIMIPLIQLFLFGYAINTNVRHIPIAVVDQSQTSLSRILQQMVAVTQVVDIKAHYIQVPDAENALRQGKVRAVLVLPPDLERRYNDYVQTPQHFALSTQNTVQPIGQWLVDGSDLMVASAVRQLRNMSLAELQNQNPNLQVPVFAVAQYYNPEQRSAVNVVPGLTAIILTMTMIMFTSAAIVRERERGNMELLINTPIRPLELMLGKIIPYILVGLIQVMIVLGLGHLIFDVPITGPAYAIFLSSLLFICASLTLGLIISTLAKTQLQSMQMTVFILLPSILLSGFMFPFEGMPRPAQWIAEVLPATHFIRVIRAVVLRDAGLWDMRFELLWLAIFFIVGLLIATRRFRKTLD from the coding sequence ATGCCTGATTCCCCAATGATCTGCGGGTTACGCTTATTTTTACTGCGGATGAGCGCCGTAGTGCGCAAAGAGCTGCGTCAGCTATCGCGCGATCGCATGACCTTTGGCATGGTGATCATGATCCCGCTGATTCAGCTATTTCTATTCGGCTATGCCATCAACACCAATGTACGGCACATTCCGATTGCGGTGGTGGATCAAAGCCAGACTTCGCTGAGCCGGATCCTGCAGCAGATGGTAGCGGTGACGCAGGTGGTGGATATCAAGGCGCATTACATTCAAGTTCCCGATGCAGAAAATGCCTTACGACAGGGAAAAGTACGCGCGGTGTTGGTGCTACCGCCAGATTTGGAGCGCCGCTATAACGATTATGTGCAGACACCACAACACTTTGCGCTCAGCACGCAAAATACGGTGCAACCGATAGGCCAATGGCTGGTGGACGGCTCGGATTTGATGGTGGCCTCGGCGGTACGTCAGCTGCGCAATATGTCGCTGGCAGAACTGCAAAATCAGAATCCGAACTTGCAGGTGCCGGTGTTTGCTGTCGCGCAATATTACAACCCAGAGCAGCGTAGCGCGGTGAATGTGGTGCCGGGGCTGACGGCCATTATCTTGACCATGACCATGATTATGTTCACGTCAGCGGCGATTGTGCGTGAGCGCGAGCGCGGCAATATGGAGCTGCTGATCAACACGCCGATCCGGCCACTGGAGTTGATGCTAGGGAAAATCATTCCCTACATTCTGGTGGGGCTGATTCAGGTCATGATCGTGTTGGGGTTAGGGCATTTGATTTTTGATGTGCCGATCACCGGTCCTGCCTATGCGATTTTTCTGTCGTCGTTGCTGTTTATTTGTGCCAGTTTGACATTAGGTTTGATTATCTCCACGCTGGCGAAAACGCAGCTGCAATCGATGCAGATGACGGTGTTTATCCTTCTGCCGTCAATTTTGTTGAGTGGCTTTATGTTCCCGTTTGAGGGCATGCCTCGGCCTGCGCAGTGGATTGCCGAAGTGTTGCCAGCGACGCATTTTATCCGTGTGATCCGCGCTGTGGTGCTGCGCGATGCGGGGCTGTGGGATATGCGTTTTGAGCTGCTGTGGCTGGCGATCTTTTTTATCGTCGGCTTACTGATTGCGACGCGCCGCTTTCGTAAAACGTTGGATTAG
- the queD gene encoding 6-carboxytetrahydropterin synthase QueD, producing MTTTLFKDFMFEAAHRLPHVPEGHKCGRLHGHSFTVRIEISGEVDPHTGWIMDFGDIKQVFKPIYDQLDHYYLNDIEGLENPTSEVLSRWIWDKLKPQLPLLSAVMIKETCTSGCTYRGE from the coding sequence ATGACCACCACTTTGTTCAAAGACTTTATGTTTGAAGCGGCGCACCGCCTGCCGCATGTCCCTGAAGGGCACAAGTGCGGACGCCTGCATGGCCACTCCTTTACCGTGCGTATTGAGATCAGCGGTGAAGTTGACCCGCACACCGGATGGATTATGGATTTCGGTGACATCAAGCAGGTATTCAAGCCAATTTATGACCAGCTGGATCACTATTATCTGAATGATATTGAAGGGCTGGAAAACCCGACCAGTGAAGTGTTGTCGCGTTGGATTTGGGACAAACTCAAACCACAATTGCCATTGCTGTCAGCAGTGATGATCAAGGAAACCTGCACGTCAGGTTGTACTTATCGCGGCGAGTGA
- the queE gene encoding 7-carboxy-7-deazaguanine synthase QueE: MLYPINEVFQTLQGEGVYTGVPAIFVRLQGCPVECSWCDTKHTWQLDADQRLSDPALILKTEDSASWCSMTISDLQTLFTEQGYTAKHVVITGGEPCLYDLTPLTTQLEAAGFQCQIETSGTYEIRCSEQTWVTVSPKVGMRGGCQVRTDALLRADEIKHPVARESDIEALDQLLAQREQSLGADEASAHSKTPVICLQPISQKPQATELCIHTCIARNWRLSVQTHKYLSIA, encoded by the coding sequence ATGCTGTATCCGATTAATGAAGTATTTCAGACGCTGCAGGGTGAAGGGGTATATACCGGCGTTCCTGCAATTTTTGTCCGTTTGCAGGGCTGTCCGGTGGAATGCAGCTGGTGTGATACCAAACACACGTGGCAGCTTGATGCCGATCAACGCTTGTCTGATCCCGCGCTGATCTTAAAAACTGAAGATTCGGCCAGCTGGTGCTCAATGACCATCAGCGATTTACAAACGCTGTTTACCGAGCAGGGCTATACCGCCAAGCATGTGGTGATCACCGGTGGCGAGCCATGCCTGTATGACCTCACCCCGCTGACTACGCAGTTAGAAGCAGCCGGATTCCAGTGCCAGATTGAAACCAGTGGCACTTACGAGATTCGTTGCTCAGAACAAACGTGGGTGACAGTGTCGCCGAAAGTGGGTATGCGTGGCGGCTGCCAAGTACGTACCGATGCCTTGCTACGTGCCGATGAAATCAAACATCCGGTCGCGCGCGAAAGTGATATTGAAGCGCTGGATCAACTGCTAGCGCAGCGCGAGCAAAGCCTCGGCGCCGATGAAGCAAGCGCCCACAGCAAAACTCCGGTGATCTGTTTGCAGCCGATCAGTCAAAAGCCGCAAGCCACCGAGCTGTGTATCCACACCTGTATCGCCCGTAACTGGCGTTTATCAGTGCAAACACACAAGTACCTGTCGATTGCCTAA